The following proteins are encoded in a genomic region of Alistipes shahii WAL 8301:
- a CDS encoding metallophosphoesterase: MKRLTLLFGALLAAALCTLPTADAAAQPKPTKYNLCRKHPADGPYIVYDAEKGAYAATADKRGRVRVMPYGGGPVEVRSSRGAYLFSVTPHAVERGPRELPQAPKLFVTSDLHGDFRSFATLLQAHGVIDDDCRWSYGNNQLAVIGDIFDRGYDVLPLLWLMYKLEQEAADAGGAAVLLLGNHEGMVLAGDVRYTRGKYLETARQLGMENYRQLFSPDTELGRWLATRNTMLRIGRNLFVHAGLSARLLERDLEMDTLNARMSEGLYRTSKERREDPTLEFLYRSAGPVWYRGMVCTDEKYDPLTPEQTDALLRRYDADRLLVGHTIFPDISTFHDGRVIAVNVQNELNRRKNRGRAVLIEGSRISVVGNRGVKRVLEE; the protein is encoded by the coding sequence ATGAAACGCCTGACCCTGCTGTTCGGAGCGCTTCTGGCCGCAGCGCTCTGCACCCTCCCGACGGCGGACGCCGCAGCACAGCCGAAACCGACGAAATACAACCTCTGCCGGAAACACCCGGCCGACGGACCCTATATCGTCTACGACGCGGAAAAGGGCGCCTATGCAGCGACCGCCGACAAGCGGGGGCGCGTCCGCGTGATGCCTTACGGAGGCGGCCCGGTCGAGGTCCGTTCGAGCCGGGGCGCATACCTCTTCAGCGTCACGCCGCACGCCGTCGAGCGAGGTCCCCGGGAACTCCCGCAGGCCCCGAAACTGTTCGTCACGTCCGACCTTCACGGCGATTTCCGAAGTTTTGCGACGCTCCTCCAGGCCCACGGCGTGATCGACGACGACTGCCGGTGGAGCTACGGAAACAACCAGCTGGCGGTGATCGGCGACATTTTCGACCGCGGCTACGACGTGCTGCCGCTGTTGTGGCTGATGTACAAACTCGAACAGGAGGCCGCCGACGCGGGAGGCGCCGCCGTGTTGCTGTTGGGCAATCACGAAGGAATGGTGCTGGCCGGCGACGTGCGCTACACGCGCGGGAAGTACCTCGAAACGGCGCGGCAGCTCGGCATGGAGAATTACCGCCAACTGTTCTCGCCCGACACGGAACTCGGCCGCTGGCTCGCGACCCGCAACACGATGCTGCGCATCGGCCGCAACCTCTTCGTACACGCGGGATTGAGCGCCCGACTGCTCGAACGCGATCTGGAAATGGATACGCTCAACGCCCGGATGAGCGAAGGGCTTTACCGGACCTCGAAGGAGCGCAGGGAGGACCCGACGCTCGAATTCCTGTACCGCTCGGCCGGGCCGGTCTGGTACCGCGGGATGGTCTGCACGGATGAAAAATACGATCCGCTGACGCCGGAACAGACCGACGCGCTGCTGCGCCGTTACGACGCCGACCGGCTCCTGGTCGGACACACGATTTTTCCCGACATTTCGACCTTCCACGACGGCCGCGTGATAGCGGTCAACGTACAGAACGAACTCAACCGGCGGAAAAACCGCGGCCGCGCCGTGCTGATCGAAGGCAGCCGCATATCGGTCGTCGGAAACCGCGGCGTGAAACGGGTGCTGGAGGAATAA
- a CDS encoding DUF4924 family protein: MDIAKAKRRENIAEYILYLWQLEDLLRALQFSPEAIFSTLIAPRKDIGEEQKHVFLLWYMDLANLLRQEGKEEKGHLEHTLHLIQDLHDLHLQLMKLPVGAHYRQTYARLEPELPRLRSVLGNPGMNDTELCFRALYAAMLYRIKGEGDKSAVTDTLEYISPVIAELADMHGKVERGEVNLFKTEAE; this comes from the coding sequence ATGGACATCGCAAAAGCAAAACGGCGGGAGAATATCGCCGAATACATTCTCTACCTCTGGCAGCTGGAGGATCTGCTCCGGGCGCTGCAATTCAGCCCCGAGGCCATCTTCTCGACGCTGATCGCCCCGCGCAAGGACATCGGCGAGGAGCAGAAGCACGTCTTCCTGCTCTGGTACATGGATCTGGCGAACCTGCTCCGTCAGGAAGGCAAGGAGGAGAAAGGGCATCTGGAACATACGCTCCACCTGATTCAGGACCTGCACGACCTGCATCTCCAGCTGATGAAACTCCCCGTCGGCGCGCATTACCGCCAGACGTACGCCCGCCTCGAACCCGAGCTGCCGCGCCTGCGGAGCGTTCTGGGCAACCCGGGGATGAACGACACGGAACTCTGCTTCCGCGCGCTCTACGCCGCGATGCTCTACCGCATCAAGGGCGAGGGCGACAAATCGGCCGTGACGGACACGCTGGAATACATATCCCCCGTAATCGCAGAGTTGGCCGACATGCACGGCAAGGTCGAGCGGGGCGAAGTGAACCTGTTCAAGACGGAGGCCGAATAA
- a CDS encoding inorganic phosphate transporter: MSEIYTVIVGILGILAVSGLFVGVTNDAVNFLNSAIGSKAASMKIILTVASVGIIIGVVTSSGMMEVARSGMFNPGLFTFHEVMMLYLGVMFANVILLDLYNSWGLPTSTTVSLIFCLLGAAIAVSIYKISNDPEQSVSSLGHYINTSRAMGIVSAILLSVVIAFTCGTLVMYVSRMIFSFRYTALFRRYGSLWCGASLTAIVYFAVFKGLKSILADHAFIQLIDNHLPSAIAICWVVCSLLLFFIQRFKVNILRITILSGTFALALAFAGNDLVNFIGVPVAGFDAYTIAREAGDTQMLMGALNENVPANFLILLTAGILMILTLWTSKKAMHVSETELSLSAQDDAGQQQYGSSVFSRTIVRAALNVSAGIERVVPKHLRESISRRFEYEDVEHSGAPYDMIRATVNLTTSALLIAMATSLKLPLSTTYVCFMVAMGSSLADRAWGRESAVYRISGVMTVVAGWFITALGGFLIAFVVGLALIYGGTPAFIVITLLCGYMLIHSNFLKKDKESAIVKEHEDTNEDIIANLRDEVCRTMECATKIYDRTLIAVFKENRKVLRDMVKESNDLFYQSRERKYSLLPTLKKLQGGDVNTAHYYVQVVDYLNEMTKALMHITRPAFEHIDNNHEGLSKEQARDLMSINDDVESIYRHINLMLREGDFSEIETVLTMRDQLFESIAEAIKSELTRINEARSNTKASMLYLTILTETKNMVLQSRNLLKSQQYFLKHLTGPKTWIK, translated from the coding sequence ATGAGCGAAATCTACACCGTCATTGTCGGCATTCTGGGAATCCTCGCTGTTTCAGGTCTTTTCGTCGGCGTCACGAACGACGCAGTCAATTTTCTCAACTCCGCTATCGGCTCCAAAGCCGCCTCGATGAAGATTATCCTCACCGTGGCGTCCGTCGGCATCATCATCGGCGTGGTCACGTCGAGCGGCATGATGGAGGTCGCCCGCAGCGGCATGTTCAACCCCGGACTGTTCACCTTCCACGAAGTGATGATGCTTTACCTGGGCGTCATGTTCGCCAACGTCATCCTGCTGGACCTCTACAATTCGTGGGGACTCCCGACCTCGACCACCGTATCGCTGATCTTCTGCCTGCTGGGCGCAGCAATCGCCGTGTCTATCTACAAAATCTCGAACGACCCGGAACAGAGCGTCTCCTCGCTCGGACACTACATCAACACCTCACGCGCCATGGGTATCGTTTCGGCCATCCTGCTGTCGGTGGTGATCGCCTTCACCTGCGGCACGCTGGTCATGTACGTCTCGCGCATGATCTTTTCGTTCCGCTACACGGCGCTTTTCCGCCGCTACGGATCGCTCTGGTGCGGGGCCTCGCTGACGGCGATCGTCTATTTCGCCGTCTTCAAGGGTCTCAAATCCATACTCGCGGACCATGCCTTCATCCAGCTGATCGACAACCACCTGCCCTCGGCCATCGCCATCTGCTGGGTGGTCTGCTCGCTGCTGCTGTTCTTCATCCAGCGTTTCAAAGTCAACATCCTGCGCATCACGATCCTTTCGGGAACCTTCGCGCTGGCCCTCGCCTTCGCGGGCAACGACCTGGTGAACTTCATCGGCGTGCCCGTGGCCGGGTTCGACGCCTACACCATCGCCCGGGAAGCGGGCGACACGCAGATGCTCATGGGCGCGCTGAACGAGAATGTCCCGGCCAATTTCCTGATCCTGCTGACGGCGGGCATCCTGATGATCCTCACGCTGTGGACTTCGAAGAAGGCCATGCACGTCTCCGAAACCGAGCTTTCGCTCTCGGCGCAGGACGACGCCGGCCAGCAGCAGTACGGCTCGTCGGTCTTCTCGCGGACGATCGTCCGCGCGGCCCTCAACGTCAGCGCAGGCATCGAGCGCGTAGTCCCGAAACACCTCCGGGAGAGCATTTCGCGCCGTTTTGAATACGAGGACGTGGAACACAGCGGCGCGCCCTACGACATGATCCGCGCCACGGTCAACCTGACCACTTCGGCGCTGCTGATCGCCATGGCCACCTCGCTCAAACTCCCGCTGTCGACCACCTACGTCTGCTTCATGGTGGCGATGGGTTCGTCGCTCGCCGACCGCGCGTGGGGACGCGAAAGCGCCGTGTACCGCATTTCGGGCGTTATGACCGTCGTGGCCGGGTGGTTCATCACCGCGCTGGGCGGATTCCTGATCGCCTTCGTGGTGGGACTGGCGCTGATCTACGGCGGAACCCCGGCCTTCATCGTCATCACGCTGTTGTGCGGGTACATGCTCATCCACAGCAACTTCTTGAAAAAGGACAAGGAGAGCGCCATCGTCAAGGAGCATGAAGACACCAACGAGGACATCATCGCCAACCTGCGCGACGAGGTGTGCCGCACGATGGAATGCGCCACGAAGATTTACGACCGCACGCTGATCGCCGTCTTCAAAGAGAACCGCAAGGTGCTGCGCGACATGGTCAAGGAGTCGAACGACCTGTTCTACCAGTCGCGCGAACGGAAATACTCGCTGCTCCCCACGCTCAAGAAGCTCCAGGGCGGCGACGTCAACACTGCCCACTACTACGTGCAGGTGGTCGATTACCTCAACGAAATGACCAAGGCGCTGATGCACATCACCCGCCCGGCGTTCGAACATATCGACAACAACCACGAGGGGCTTTCGAAGGAGCAGGCCCGCGACCTGATGTCGATCAACGACGACGTGGAGTCGATCTACCGCCACATCAACCTGATGCTGCGCGAGGGCGACTTCTCGGAGATCGAAACGGTGCTGACGATGCGCGACCAGCTGTTCGAGTCGATCGCCGAAGCCATCAAATCCGAGCTTACGCGTATCAACGAGGCCCGTTCGAACACCAAGGCGAGCATGCTGTACCTCACGATCCTGACCGAGACCAAGAACATGGTGCTCCAGTCGCGCAACCTCCTCAAATCGCAGCAGTACTTCCTCAAGCACCTCACGGGGCCGAAAACGTGGATTAAATAA
- a CDS encoding IS982 family transposase, which translates to MKKLHKLQIISKLVVITPLTTIALLMRNFIANFVRILGICKDFAGNRVNELGNVPRCGVVPKFSDLEVVALGITAEAFGFDSENLLFHRLRHECKDDLPNQISRRQFNVRRKLTARLAEEIRKEVAVAIDGSEDVFCIDSKPVKVCQNARAKRCVMGRDNAEAAPDWGYCASQGLHYYGYKLHAVCGIRGVIHSYDMTAASVHDIHYLNDVRWEYHDCMMLGDKGYLSAEVQKNLFETANITLEVPYRLNQKNWRPPSRTYKRFRKRIETIFSQLNDNLMMIRNYAKQSCGLFTRMAGKIAAMTFMQ; encoded by the coding sequence ATGAAAAAGTTGCACAAATTGCAGATTATTAGCAAATTAGTGGTAATCACACCGTTAACTACTATTGCTCTGCTTATGCGCAACTTCATAGCAAATTTCGTTAGAATTCTCGGAATCTGCAAGGATTTCGCTGGGAATCGTGTAAATGAACTTGGAAACGTACCCCGTTGTGGCGTTGTTCCGAAGTTTTCCGACCTCGAAGTCGTCGCTCTCGGCATAACCGCCGAGGCTTTCGGATTCGATAGCGAAAATCTTCTTTTTCATCGTCTGCGACATGAGTGCAAGGACGATTTGCCAAACCAGATCAGCCGCCGGCAGTTCAATGTCCGTCGTAAGCTGACGGCCAGACTTGCCGAGGAAATCCGCAAGGAGGTTGCTGTCGCCATTGACGGATCTGAGGACGTGTTCTGCATTGATTCCAAGCCGGTAAAGGTCTGCCAGAACGCAAGGGCGAAACGTTGTGTCATGGGCCGAGACAACGCGGAGGCCGCTCCGGATTGGGGATACTGCGCCTCGCAAGGTCTGCACTATTACGGTTATAAACTCCATGCTGTGTGCGGGATACGAGGTGTGATACATTCCTATGACATGACTGCGGCAAGCGTACATGACATCCATTACCTCAATGATGTGCGTTGGGAATATCATGACTGTATGATGCTTGGAGACAAAGGTTATCTCAGTGCCGAGGTTCAGAAAAACCTCTTTGAGACAGCTAATATAACTCTTGAAGTCCCGTATCGGCTGAATCAGAAAAACTGGCGTCCGCCATCCCGGACATACAAGAGATTCCGCAAGCGTATAGAAACAATATTCTCCCAACTCAACGACAATCTCATGATGATACGAAACTATGCAAAGCAATCCTGCGGTCTCTTTACCCGTATGGCAGGCAAAATCGCAGCTATGACGTTTATGCAATAG
- a CDS encoding phosphodiester glycosidase family protein, whose translation MKNLGYMLLVALLLCCTCVQCSEKEHQTPPALSEGDDPGGDGGEENPEGLPGYPKGLTVDEFTQELANGSKCLGFYAIVDFKANPNLRFRPQFSAAKKPTAYFSAFAESGDGTPYLAVNGGFFGGTTSVSLLIDRGVVRSLAVQEDWIWSTNPYTHFFPVRAALGQLRDGSFEAAWVYCVADDDNCPYAFPSALGNNEKTMTFMPAPPTSHTAGGRRWQPYNAIGGGPMLVHGGRNVAEENYWKEIFDCGGLQGLARHPRTAIGATEDGKLVIVVCDGRNKRGSAGMTLPELADKMISLGCVEAINLDGGGSSTFVGREGRVLNMPSDTPGTTAQDVALRERSVPTAVIIAEQ comes from the coding sequence ATGAAAAATCTCGGTTATATGCTGTTGGTAGCCCTTCTGTTGTGCTGCACCTGCGTACAATGCAGCGAGAAGGAGCACCAGACTCCTCCGGCTCTCTCTGAAGGGGACGATCCGGGCGGCGACGGCGGCGAAGAAAATCCGGAAGGTCTGCCCGGTTATCCGAAGGGTCTTACGGTCGATGAGTTTACGCAGGAACTTGCGAACGGCTCGAAGTGCCTGGGCTTCTACGCCATCGTCGATTTCAAGGCGAATCCGAACCTGCGGTTCCGTCCGCAGTTCTCCGCAGCGAAGAAGCCGACGGCCTATTTCTCGGCATTCGCCGAATCGGGAGACGGTACGCCGTATTTGGCCGTCAACGGGGGTTTCTTCGGCGGTACGACTTCGGTTAGCCTGCTCATCGACCGGGGTGTGGTCCGATCGCTCGCCGTGCAGGAGGATTGGATATGGTCCACAAATCCTTACACGCATTTCTTCCCCGTGCGGGCCGCTTTGGGGCAGCTGCGCGACGGAAGTTTCGAGGCGGCCTGGGTCTATTGCGTGGCCGACGACGACAACTGTCCCTATGCTTTCCCGTCCGCGCTCGGCAACAACGAGAAGACCATGACGTTCATGCCGGCGCCACCGACCTCGCACACGGCGGGCGGACGCCGCTGGCAGCCCTACAACGCCATCGGCGGCGGCCCGATGCTGGTCCACGGGGGCCGGAACGTGGCCGAGGAGAACTACTGGAAAGAGATTTTCGACTGCGGAGGTCTGCAGGGACTTGCGCGGCATCCCCGGACGGCCATCGGCGCCACGGAGGACGGGAAACTGGTCATCGTGGTCTGCGACGGACGCAACAAGCGGGGCAGCGCCGGTATGACACTGCCCGAACTGGCCGACAAAATGATCTCGCTGGGATGTGTCGAAGCGATCAATCTCGACGGCGGCGGCTCCTCGACCTTCGTGGGCCGGGAGGGACGGGTGCTCAACATGCCCAGCGACACGCCCGGTACGACTGCGCAGGACGTCGCGCTACGGGAGCGAAGCGTTCCCACGGCGGTAATAATCGCCGAGCAGTGA
- a CDS encoding alpha-N-acetylglucosaminidase, with translation MAAGCRSEDDAAVRALARRIIPEHEKQFRFERLTDTTECFELESRGSKIVVRGNSSASIAVGLNHYLKNYCLTTVSWHACNPVEMPAVLPRIDEKVRVESRARERFFLNYCTFGYTMPWWGWTEWERFIDWMALQGVTMPLAITGQEAVWQRVWTRLGLSDEEVRAYFTGPAHLPWHRMSNIDRWQGPLPEEWIDGQLALQQRILARERELGMKPVLPAFAGHVPQELKRLHPDARITRVSYWGGFDDRYRCSFLDPMDPLFAVIQREFLTEQTRLFGTGHIYGADPFNEIDAPTWDPETLAGMSRHIYESMAEVDPEAVWLQMGWLFYADPTHWTAENIRAFLGAVPQDRLLMLDYFCEFTEIWKQTEKFHGQPYLWCYLGNFGGNTMLSGNFHTVSARMEDAFAHGGDNLRGVGSTLEGFGVNQFMYEFVLDKAWNTGIADDEWIARLADRRTGFRDPAARTGWRTLCDSVYTLPAQTGQSPLTNAHPALEGNWHWTTKPTTGYRFPTLWRVWEELLAVDSERDTYRFDVVNIGRQVLGDYFLIERDRFAAAYAQHDRKAMDAAARRMTGLLADINLLTACHPEFSLERWIAAARGFGSDNASKDYYETNARMLISVWGDSYHLTDYASRTWSGMISTYYAPRWRLFIERVMEAARTGRMFDHEAFDREIRDFECRWADASHPLTFPEAGDAVRTARELASKYKPLFDAER, from the coding sequence ATGGCCGCTGGCTGCCGCTCTGAGGACGATGCCGCCGTCCGCGCACTGGCCCGGCGGATCATTCCCGAGCACGAAAAACAGTTCCGCTTCGAGCGTCTTACCGATACGACCGAGTGTTTCGAACTGGAATCCCGCGGCTCAAAGATCGTCGTGCGCGGCAACAGCTCCGCCTCGATTGCCGTGGGACTGAACCATTACCTGAAGAATTACTGCCTGACGACTGTCTCGTGGCATGCCTGCAATCCCGTGGAGATGCCTGCCGTGCTACCGCGGATCGACGAAAAAGTCCGCGTCGAATCCCGCGCACGGGAGCGTTTCTTCCTCAATTACTGCACGTTCGGGTACACCATGCCGTGGTGGGGATGGACCGAATGGGAACGCTTCATCGACTGGATGGCGCTTCAGGGCGTAACCATGCCGCTGGCCATCACGGGGCAGGAAGCCGTCTGGCAGCGGGTATGGACCCGGCTCGGACTTTCGGACGAAGAGGTCCGCGCCTACTTCACCGGTCCGGCCCACCTGCCCTGGCACCGCATGTCGAACATCGACCGCTGGCAGGGTCCGCTGCCCGAGGAGTGGATCGACGGCCAGCTGGCGTTGCAGCAGCGTATTCTGGCGCGCGAACGCGAACTGGGGATGAAACCCGTGCTGCCGGCCTTCGCGGGACACGTTCCGCAGGAGCTCAAAAGACTCCATCCCGATGCCCGGATCACACGCGTGAGCTACTGGGGCGGCTTCGACGATCGATACCGGTGCAGTTTCCTCGACCCGATGGACCCGCTTTTCGCGGTCATCCAGCGGGAGTTCCTCACCGAACAGACCCGTCTGTTCGGCACGGGCCATATCTACGGCGCCGATCCGTTCAACGAGATCGACGCCCCGACGTGGGATCCTGAAACGCTCGCCGGAATGTCGCGCCACATCTACGAGTCGATGGCGGAGGTCGATCCCGAGGCGGTGTGGCTCCAGATGGGTTGGCTCTTCTATGCCGATCCGACGCACTGGACCGCGGAGAACATCCGCGCCTTCCTCGGCGCCGTGCCGCAGGACCGGCTGCTGATGCTGGATTACTTCTGCGAATTCACAGAGATCTGGAAGCAGACCGAAAAATTCCACGGCCAGCCTTACTTGTGGTGCTACCTCGGCAATTTCGGGGGCAACACGATGCTATCGGGCAATTTCCATACCGTGAGTGCCCGCATGGAGGACGCTTTCGCCCATGGCGGCGACAACCTGCGCGGCGTGGGCTCGACGCTCGAAGGCTTCGGCGTTAACCAGTTCATGTACGAATTCGTGCTGGACAAAGCGTGGAACACGGGCATTGCGGACGACGAGTGGATCGCACGCCTGGCCGACCGCCGCACGGGATTCCGCGACCCCGCGGCCCGCACCGGCTGGCGGACGCTCTGCGACAGCGTCTACACGCTGCCCGCGCAGACCGGACAGTCTCCGCTGACCAATGCGCATCCCGCGCTGGAGGGTAACTGGCACTGGACCACCAAGCCCACGACGGGCTACCGTTTCCCGACCTTGTGGCGGGTTTGGGAAGAGCTGCTCGCTGTGGACAGCGAACGCGACACCTACCGTTTCGACGTAGTGAACATCGGCCGGCAGGTGCTGGGCGACTACTTCCTGATAGAACGCGACCGTTTCGCCGCGGCCTATGCGCAGCACGATCGGAAGGCGATGGACGCCGCCGCCCGACGCATGACCGGATTGCTTGCGGACATCAACCTGCTCACGGCCTGCCACCCCGAGTTTTCGCTCGAGCGGTGGATCGCCGCGGCGCGCGGCTTCGGCAGCGACAACGCTTCGAAAGATTACTACGAAACCAACGCCCGCATGCTCATCTCGGTTTGGGGCGACAGTTACCACCTTACCGATTACGCCAGCCGCACATGGTCCGGAATGATTTCGACCTACTACGCTCCCCGCTGGCGGCTCTTCATCGAACGCGTGATGGAGGCGGCCCGCACGGGCCGGATGTTCGATCATGAGGCTTTCGACCGCGAAATCCGCGACTTCGAATGCCGATGGGCCGACGCCTCCCACCCGCTTACTTTCCCCGAAGCGGGAGACGCCGTGCGGACGGCGCGCGAACTGGCCTCGAAATACAAACCGCTGTTCGACGCCGAGCGGTAG
- a CDS encoding ROK family transcriptional regulator, translated as MTNSFLKLATEGNKAAILKQQIICQYILGGDSSITDLSKAVNLSVPTVTKLIGELIDEGFVHNFGEQGTAGGRRPNIYGLNPYAGYFVGVDLRKDSVMMAAINFKGQLIDETTVDFLMDNDPRSLDRLCDVIQNFIRARKIARDKVLAVGVNISGRVNSQTGYSYSYFFVEEQPLTMLLEERLGTTVYIENDTRAATYGEYMYGDAHSEKTMLYINASWGLGLGMIIDGKIFYGKSGFSGEFGHFPLLDNEIICRCGKRGCLETGASGSAMHRIFLEKLKEGRVSMLSEKYKKGEEITLNDILAALLKEDVLAIEILESVGHTLGKAIAGLINMFNPEVIVIGGTLSVAKEYLMLPVRNAINKYSLMLVNKDTQIRLSTLGERAGVMGACILARSKSLGLF; from the coding sequence ATGACCAATTCGTTCCTCAAACTGGCCACGGAAGGCAACAAGGCCGCTATTCTCAAACAGCAGATTATCTGTCAGTACATTCTCGGCGGCGATTCGAGCATCACCGATCTGAGCAAGGCCGTGAATCTGAGCGTGCCGACCGTGACCAAACTCATCGGGGAGCTGATCGACGAGGGCTTCGTGCACAATTTCGGCGAGCAGGGGACGGCCGGCGGACGACGGCCGAATATCTACGGCCTGAATCCCTATGCCGGGTATTTCGTCGGCGTCGATCTGCGCAAGGATTCGGTCATGATGGCCGCCATCAATTTCAAGGGACAGCTGATCGATGAAACGACGGTCGATTTTCTGATGGACAACGATCCCCGTTCGCTGGACCGTCTTTGCGACGTGATTCAGAATTTCATCCGTGCGCGCAAGATCGCCCGCGACAAGGTGCTGGCCGTCGGGGTGAATATTTCGGGCCGCGTCAATTCGCAGACCGGATACAGTTACAGCTATTTCTTCGTCGAGGAACAGCCGCTGACGATGCTGCTCGAAGAGCGTCTCGGCACGACGGTCTACATCGAGAACGACACCCGTGCCGCCACTTACGGCGAATATATGTACGGCGACGCCCACTCCGAGAAGACGATGCTCTACATTAACGCCAGCTGGGGACTGGGGTTGGGGATGATCATCGACGGCAAGATATTTTACGGCAAGTCGGGCTTTTCGGGCGAATTCGGCCATTTTCCGCTGCTCGACAACGAGATCATCTGCCGCTGCGGCAAACGCGGCTGTCTTGAGACGGGGGCTTCCGGTTCGGCCATGCACCGGATTTTTCTGGAGAAACTCAAGGAGGGACGCGTGTCGATGCTTTCCGAGAAATACAAAAAAGGCGAGGAGATCACGCTGAATGATATTCTGGCCGCGCTGCTGAAGGAGGATGTGCTGGCCATCGAGATTCTGGAGTCGGTGGGGCACACGCTCGGCAAGGCCATCGCGGGGCTTATCAACATGTTCAATCCGGAGGTGATCGTTATCGGCGGTACGCTTTCGGTGGCCAAGGAGTACCTGATGCTGCCCGTGCGCAACGCCATCAACAAATACTCGCTGATGCTGGTCAACAAGGATACGCAGATACGCCTCTCGACCCTGGGCGAACGCGCTGGAGTGATGGGCGCCTGCATACTGGCGCGCAGCAAGTCGCTGGGGCTGTTCTGA
- a CDS encoding DUF4434 domain-containing protein, translating into MQIKGTFLDEISHDIPHQNWGEKEWDADFGHMHRAGIEHVILIRCGYRRWQTFSSQVLTSEERCYEPPADLVGMFLRLSEKWGMKFWFGLYDSGKYWASGDYLHEVELNCRLIDEVWARYGHHAAFGGWYISQECSRNTGKIIDLYARLGRHCKAVSGGLPTLISPYIDGSKNISQYTDRTTRTGGVTAESHEAEWDAIFRGIQGAVDIVAFQDGHVEYDELPEFLRINKRLADRYGLECWTNTETFDRDMPIKFLPIKWEKLRLKLRMAEEAGIDQAITFEFSHFMSPQSAYLQAGHLYDRYLEYLNTSKK; encoded by the coding sequence ATGCAGATCAAAGGAACCTTTCTGGACGAAATCAGCCACGACATTCCCCACCAGAACTGGGGCGAAAAGGAGTGGGACGCCGATTTCGGACACATGCACCGGGCCGGTATCGAGCACGTGATACTCATCCGCTGCGGCTACCGCCGCTGGCAGACCTTCTCCTCGCAGGTGCTCACCTCGGAGGAACGCTGTTACGAACCGCCCGCGGACCTGGTCGGGATGTTCCTGCGCCTGAGCGAAAAGTGGGGCATGAAATTCTGGTTCGGGCTCTACGACTCGGGCAAATACTGGGCATCCGGGGATTATCTGCACGAGGTGGAGCTCAACTGCCGCCTGATCGACGAGGTGTGGGCCCGTTACGGGCATCACGCCGCTTTTGGCGGATGGTACATCTCGCAGGAGTGCAGCCGCAACACGGGCAAAATCATCGACCTCTACGCCCGGCTGGGCCGTCACTGCAAAGCCGTCTCGGGCGGACTGCCGACGCTGATTTCCCCCTACATCGACGGCAGCAAGAACATCAGCCAGTACACCGACCGGACCACGCGCACGGGCGGCGTCACGGCCGAGAGCCACGAGGCGGAGTGGGACGCCATTTTCCGGGGGATTCAGGGCGCGGTGGACATCGTGGCCTTTCAGGACGGGCACGTCGAATACGACGAGCTTCCGGAATTCCTCCGCATCAACAAGCGGCTGGCCGACCGCTACGGCCTGGAGTGCTGGACCAACACCGAGACCTTCGACCGCGACATGCCGATCAAGTTCCTGCCGATCAAGTGGGAGAAGCTGCGTCTGAAGTTGCGGATGGCCGAGGAGGCGGGTATCGATCAGGCCATCACCTTCGAATTCTCGCATTTCATGTCCCCGCAGTCGGCCTACCTGCAGGCGGGGCACCTCTACGACCGATACCTCGAATACTTAAATACTTCGAAGAAATGA